In the Silurus meridionalis isolate SWU-2019-XX chromosome 6, ASM1480568v1, whole genome shotgun sequence genome, one interval contains:
- the slc16a13 gene encoding LOW QUALITY PROTEIN: monocarboxylate transporter 13 (The sequence of the model RefSeq protein was modified relative to this genomic sequence to represent the inferred CDS: inserted 1 base in 1 codon), with protein sequence MARLAMAMQQEKKHQHVEAPDGGWGWVVVVSLFISSALVFGLLRSXGVFFVEFVRYFGESAQAVSWITSIGVAVQQLLSPLGTAACSAYGSRRVVMIGGFLSALGFILASQATTLTHLYLTMGLISGSGWALVFTPTIASVMQYFSKRRSLAMGLGFTGVGLSSFAFSPLFQFLVQLYGWRGALLILGGLSLNIIVSGALIRPLGPTKVIERTKAKSLSDRYRSFFSHTCEYFELSLLLHRGFLTYSLAVTFINAGYFIPYVHLVAHSRLVGFNEFQAAFVISSTGVTDIVGRVVSGWASDLRHMRSLHLLTIWSALVGLFLLLLPLCSTQGNYVGLQLVSMAYGFCAGALTPLVFSVVPEIVGKERMVGALGLLQLIESFGGLLGAPLSGWLRDLSGSYILSFVVAGGFLIMGSIIITTLPHFCSCTNPPPLSPKDTKNEFTEDEGLKQVLSLDSTENIHNTDRISETLLSQNHITLEEIPLSAKRTDDGADC encoded by the exons ATTAGCGATGGCTATGCAGCAGGAGAAAAAACACCAGCATGTGGAAGCTCCAGATGGAGGTTGGGGCTGGGTGGTGGTGGTTTCACTCTTCATTTCTTCAGCCCTGGTTTTTGGGCTCCTCCGCA CTGGGGTTTTCTTTGTGGAGTTTGTGAGGTACTTTGGGGAGAGTGCTCAGGCTGTTTCCTGGATAACCTCCATTGGAGTAGCTGTACAGCAGTTATTGA GTCCATTGGGCACGGCTGCTTGTAGTGCCTATGGGTCTCGTCGTGTTGTTATGATTGGGGGCTTTCTTTCTGCATTGGGATTTATTCTAGCTTCTCAGGCTacaactctcacacacctctaCCTGACGATGGGACTCATTTCAG GGTCAGGCTGGGCTCTAGTTTTTACCCCAACAATAGCTTCTGTGATGCAGTATTTTAGCAAGCGGCGATCTCTTGCTATGGGCCTTGGCTTCACTGGTGTGGGTTTATCATCTTTCGCATTTTCTCCACTTTTCCAATTCCTGGTACAGTTGTATGGATGGCGTGGGGCGCTTCTGATTCTCGGTGGTCTCAGCCTTAATATTATAGTCAGCGGTGCCCTTATTCGACCACTCGGACCTACTAAAGTTATAGAAAGG ACTAAAGCCAAAAGCCTTTCTGACAGATACAGGTCCTTCTTTTCCCACACTTGTGAATATTTTGAGCTATCACTGCTCCTGCACCGAGGCTTTCTCACCTACAGTTTGGCCGTCACATTCATCAATGCTGGGTACTTCATTCCATATGTCCATCTTGTGGCCCACAGCCGCCTTGTGGGCTTCAACGAATTCCAAGCTGCATTTGTCATTTCCAGCACGGGTGTGACAGACATTGTGGGGCGTGTGGTGTCTGGCTGGGCCTCCGATTTGCGGCATATGCGCTCGCTCCACCTACTGACCATATGGTCGGCTTTAGTGGGTCTGTTTCTCCTGCTGCTGCCCCTGTGCTCAACACAAGGGAACTATGTGGGTCTGCAGCTGGTCAGCATGGCATATGGCTTTTGTGCCGGTGCTTTGACACCACTGGTATTTTCTGTGGTGCCAGAGATAGTGGGAAAGGAACGCATGGTTGGTGCACTTGGACTCCTGCAGCTTATTGAGAGCTTTGGAGGACTGCTTGGAGCCCCACTTTCCG GCTGGTTAAGAGACCTCTCTGGTTCTTACATATTGTCCTTCGTCGTAGCTGGTGGATTTCTCATCATGGGTtccataataataacaactctTCCCCATTTCTGCTCTTGTACCAACCCCCCACCTCTTTCACCAAAAGACACCAAAAATGAGTTCACTGAGGATGAGGGACTTAAACAAGTGTTATCCTTGGACTCCACAGAGAATATACACAAcactgacaggatttctgagaCACTCCTATCTCAAAACCACATAACATTGGAAGAAATACCTCTCAGTGCAAAAAGGACAGATGATGGCGCTGATTGCTGA